CATTCTTGATACAGATATTCCTAATGCCTTTGCAACAGGAAAGAATCCTGAAAACTCCTCTATTGTAGTAACAAAAGGGTTACTTAATCTTCTTAACAGAGAAGAATTGCAAGGAGTAATAGGTCATGAAATGGCTCATATAAGGAACAGAGATATTCTTGTTATGACCGTAGCTGCCACACTTGTTGGTGTAATTGTTTTGTTATCTGATCTTGCAAGTCGTTTTCTGAGATATCAATTTTTTACTGTTAGTAGAACCTCAAAAAGAAGAGAAACCGGAAGCAGAATAGGTTTAAAGGGAGGGGCAATTACTCTTATACTCATTATCCTTCTTTTGATTCTTTCAATTCTTGGACCCTTATTTGCAAGGCTTGTATTTTTTTCAATATCAAGGTCAAGGGAATATTTAGCAGATGCAAGTTCTGCTGAACTAACAAGGAACCCTGTTTCTCTTGCGAAAGCTCTTGAAAAAATTGCCTCTTTACAAAACCCATCTCAATGGAAAATGAAAGGAGTTTCCCATATGTGTATAATTAACCCTTTAAAATCAAAATTTGGTGAAATGGAGAATTTTTTTGCTGACCTTATGTCAACTCACCCACCTATAG
This portion of the candidate division WOR-3 bacterium genome encodes:
- a CDS encoding M48 family metallopeptidase, which encodes MGISFYEIQEKNIRKTKILIFLFILLATFFGFLIDFFYTGFPDYSKIPFFTIFAFLLSSINSYISYNFGDKILLKTIGVRKLNLNDLKEKMLLNVVEEMKIASGLPMPKVYILDTDIPNAFATGKNPENSSIVVTKGLLNLLNREELQGVIGHEMAHIRNRDILVMTVAATLVGVIVLLSDLASRFLRYQFFTVSRTSKRRETGSRIGLKGGAITLILIILLLILSILGPLFARLVFFSISRSREYLADASSAELTRNPVSLAKALEKIASLQNPSQWKMKGVSHMCIINPLKSKFGEMENFFADLMSTHPPIEKRIKILKEMAGLF